One window of the Cotesia glomerata isolate CgM1 linkage group LG10, MPM_Cglom_v2.3, whole genome shotgun sequence genome contains the following:
- the LOC123273362 gene encoding uncharacterized protein LOC123273362, which yields MKRAQALEHLDKLTSELHEFVKSKVNIHKEIKMKTTGVVNALQRFRTLDDGWQARQRKTPNVTPKKSRQPAADTVEEMDTGAEGDGESVTEDRSDTGVRSGKRKDRNSPDPTVNQVIKKKDTKPSPLKEVAARSAKNKEVDAWQKVKSKKRRPEQDHLSKQLPKEPRPEPKRKKSRKWIRPDALIIRPAEKEKYSEILHRIKRDVPADQEKFDKGKALQRTITGILQDDAKVVFKGPQETIEIRDIDEETTKEEIQAALKEEVGKDHEIPLEGIKIRKAFRGTQTAAVTLPMTIAGKLVEGTGKIHVGWVNCRIKATTRPIQCFKCWHFGHVGPQCKSQVDRSKLCIRCGQEGHRIADCKNSAKCAICADQQGAKDVAHHAGTYRCPVYQEALQKLTNKQV from the exons ATGAAGAGGGCACAAGCGCTGGAACACCTTGATAAGCTTACTAGCGAGCTGCATGAGTTTGTTAAGTCTAAAGTCAACATCCACAAAGAGATCAAGATGAAGACAACCGGCGTAGTCaacgcccttcaaaggttCAGAACACTTGATGACGGATGGCAGGCACGACAACGGAAAACTCCCAATGTCACACCGAAGAAGAGCAGACAACCTGCCGCAGACACCGTCGAAGAGATGGACACCGGTGCCGAAGGCGATGGTGAATCTGTAACAGAAGACAGAAGCGACACTGGTGTCAGGTCTGGGAAGAGGAAAGACCGTAACTCTCCTGACCCAACGGTCAACCAAGTAATAAAGAAAAAGGACACAAAACCAAGTCCTCTGAAAGAAGTGGCGGCACGAAGTGCCAAAAATAAGGAGGTCGACGCGTGGCAAAAAGTAAAATCGAAGAAGAGAAGGCCGGAGCAGGATCACCTCTCAAAGCAATTGCCGAAGGAGCCACGACCGGaacctaagcggaaaaaatcgcgcaaatggatcagacctgACGCGCTGATAATCCGCCCTGCCGAAAAAGAAAAGTATTCCGAGATATTGCACCGCATAAAGCGTGATGTCCCAGCAGACCAG GAAAAGTTTGACAAAGGCAAAGCCTTGCAGAGGACCATCACAGGAATTCTTCAAGACGATGCTAAGGTAGTCTTTAAAGGTCCACAGGAGACCATTGAGATTCGAGACATCGACGAAGAAACGACGAAGGAAGAGATCCAGGCCGCCCTGAAAGAGGAAGTTGGAAAAGATCATGAGATACCTCTAGAAGGAATAAAAATCCGTAAGGCTTTCAGAGGTACGCAGACGGCTGCAGTCACTTTACCTATGACCATCGCGGGAAAACTAGTGGAAGGAACCGGCAAGATCCATGTCGGGTGGGTTAACTGCCGAATCAAAGCGACGACGAGACCTATccaatgctttaaatgctggcactttggacatGTTGGGCCCCAATGTAAAAGCCAAGTGGACCGATCTAAACTCTGCATCAGATGTGGACAAGAAGGGCACCGTATCGCGGACTGTAAAAATTCTGCCAAGTGTGCAATATGTGCTGACCAGCAAGGAGCAAAGGACGTGGCTCACCATGCCGGCACCTACAGATGCCCGGTATATCAGGAGGCGctccagaagttgacgaacaaacaaGTATGA
- the LOC123273363 gene encoding uncharacterized protein LOC123273363, which yields MGGEDSGSALANRVDARCGYNNLDSFLARRIFGELDALLNEHNELLKIFKSHMHKLESNNHGIVINPDKTPAGEYIRRFNAPVADDVAGIMVGDRTGAREIVIRRRNNNLQFIADTHRSYDALQYPLIFWKGQDGYSINIKQRDPVSGAETNKNVSSKDYYAYRLMIRRGLDNVILRFRELCQQFMVDMYAKIEVERLRYLRYNQLKLRVEEYIHLRDAIVNNADAVEIGNSVILPSSYVGSPHHMQEYIQDALTFSREYGRPCLFITFTCNPKWPEITSLLLPGQNAIHRHDITARVFRQKLKSLINFITKSHVFGPTRGWLNSVEWQKRGLPHAHILVWLIDKIRPEEIDNIISAEIPDPSTDQLLFDIVTSNMIHGPCGIFNRSSPCTSDGKCTKNFPKNFTTDTITNVDGYPIYRRRNPDNGGQSFIKNISNTDIDIDNRWVVLYSPLLSKTYNAHINVEFCSSVKSIKYICKYVHKGSDMAVFRVENTNVNAPPVNKNDEITLYQIGRYISSNEAVWRIFGFPIHERDPAVVQLAVHLENGQRVYFTNETAIDRAINPPKTTLTEIFELCNRADDFGAFAPRAEILWDNHKDSMTDDILHQHRTWCNDLAITFSDDMYNEALIAVEDLCIIIANLPLSHFGMNSPNRGATDLMNTEMNREMQYNTVETAAIVTRNVPLMNEEQRTIYDRIMLAVSAGQGGFFF from the exons ATGGGTGGCGAGGACTCCGGAAGCGCACTAGCCAATCGGGTGGATGCACGTTGTGGCTACAATAACCTTGATTCATTCTTAGCTAGACGCATCTTCGGCGAGCTGGATGCTCtattgaatgagcataatgaattgttgaaaatattcaaatcccaCATGCACAAATTAGAAAGCAATAATCACGGTATTGTTATTAATCCTGATAAAACACCAGCTGGAGAATACATTCGTAGATTCAATGCACCTGTTGCTGACGACGTTGCTGGAATCATGGTTGGCGATCGTACAGGTGCACGAGAAATTGTGATTCGTaggagaaataataatcttcagttCATTGCTGATACACACCGTTCATATGACGCTCTCCAATATCCGCTAATCTTCTGGAAGGGACAAGACGGATAtagcataaatattaaacaacgagatcccgtatcag gagccgaaacaaacaagaacgtTAGCTCGAAGGATTATTATGCGTATAGATTGATGATTAGACGCGGGCTGGATAACGTCATTCTACGATTTCGAGAGCTTTGTCAACAATTCATGGTCGACATGTACGCGAAGATAGAAGTTGAACGACTACGATACTTACGATATAATCAACTCAAGCTACGTGTGGAAGAGTACATTCACTTGCGAGACGCTATTGTCAACAACGCCGACGCCGTCGAAATTGGTAACTCTGTCATTCTACCATCATCGTACGTAGGCAGTCCACATCATATGCAAGAGTATATACAGGATGCTTTGACTTTCTCGCGTGAATATGGACGACCgtgtttatttatcacgttCACATGTAATCCAAAATGGCCAGAGATTACATCTTTGCTGTTGCCTGGCCAAAATGCAATACATCGTCATGACATTACAGCACGTGTGTTTAGACAAAAGCTGaagtcattaataaattttattactaaatcacaTGTATTCGGTCCCACACGTGGCTGGCTGAATTCGGTTGAGTGGCAGAAGCGAGGATTACCTCATGCCCACATTTTGGTTTGGTTAATCGACAAAATCCGTCCTGAAGAGatagataatataatttctgCAGAAATTCCCGATCCGTCTACTGATCAATTgctgtttgatattgttacaTCAAACATGATTCATGGCCCATGCGGTATTTTTAATCGTTCATCGCCTTGCACGTCAGATGGaaaatgtacaaaaaattttcctaaaaatttcaCTACTGATACAATCACAAATGTCGACGGATATCCAATATATCGTCGAAGGAATCCAGATAATGGCggacaatcatttattaaaaacatcagCAACACAGACATTGATATTGACAATCGTTGGGTCGTGCTATATTCGCCCCTGCTGAGCAAAACATACAATgctcatattaatgttgagtTCTGCAGTTCTGTGAAGAGCATCAAATACATTTGCAAGTATGTCCATAAAGGCAGTGACATGGCGGTGTTTAGAGTGGAAAATACCAATGTGAATGCTCCTCcagtaaataaaaacgatGAAATAACGCTCTACCAAATAGGTCGGTACATCAGTTCCAATGAAGCTGTTTGGCGTATCTTTGGTTTTCCAATTCATGAACGGGATCCAGCAGTTGTTCAGTTAGCCGTTCATCTTGAAAATGGTCAGCGTGTATATTTCACGAACGAGACAGCGATTGATCGTGCTATAAATCCACCAAAAACTACACTCactgaaatttttgaattgtgtaATCGTGCGGATGATTTTGGTGCCTTTGCAC CCCGAGCAGAGATATTGTGGGATAATCACAAAGATTCAATGACTGATGATATATTGCATCAACATCGTACATGGTGTAACGATCTAGCTATAACATTCAGCGACGATATGTACAATGAAGCATTGATTGCTGTTGAGGATCTTTGCATTATCATTGCCAACTTACCACTCAGTCATTTCGGTATGAATTCGCCAAATCGAGGTGCAACTGATTTAATGAACACTGAAATGAATCGTGAAATGCAGTACAACACTGTAGAAACGGCGGCGATTGTTACTCGCAATGTCCCACTAATGAATGAGGAACAAAGAACCATTTACGACCGCATTATGCTCGCAGTTTCAGCAGGACAAGGTGGGTTCTTCTTTTGA